The following are encoded in a window of Sminthopsis crassicaudata isolate SCR6 chromosome 3, ASM4859323v1, whole genome shotgun sequence genomic DNA:
- the INTS6 gene encoding integrator complex subunit 6 isoform X5, translated as MPILLFLIDTSASMNQRSHLGTTYLDTAKGAVETFMKLRARDPASRGDRYMLVTFEEPPYAIKAGWKENHATFMNELKNLQAEGLTTLGQSLRTAFDLLNLNRLVTGIDNYGQIRKPRQTRSYKLISLDLNLGLS; from the exons ATGCCCATCTTACTGTTCCTGATAGACACGTCCGCCTCTATGAACCAGCGCAGCCATCTGGGCACCACCTACCTGGACACGGCCAAAGGCGCGGTAGAGACCTTCATGAAG CTCCGTGCCCGGGATCCAGCCAGCCGAGGAGACAGGTATATGCTGGTCACTTTCGAAGAGCCTCCCTATGCTATCAAG gcTGGATGGAAAGAAAACCACGCCACGTTTATGAATGAACTGAAAAACCTTCAAGCTGAAGGACTTACGACTCTTGGCCAATCCCTAAGGACAGCTTttgatttattaaatttaaatagatTAGTAACTGGCATAGACAACTATGGGCAG ataaggaaaccaaggcaaacaaggTCATACAAGCTcataagtctggatttgaacttggggctttcctaa
- the INTS6 gene encoding integrator complex subunit 6 isoform X3 — MPILLFLIDTSASMNQRSHLGTTYLDTAKGAVETFMKLRARDPASRGDRYMLVTFEEPPYAIKAGWKENHATFMNELKNLQAEGLTTLGQSLRTAFDLLNLNRLVTGIDNYGQIFPPSLLPPLDDKQSHTFYMCSCPTLGDSMDHSMPVLSVGFSL, encoded by the exons ATGCCCATCTTACTGTTCCTGATAGACACGTCCGCCTCTATGAACCAGCGCAGCCATCTGGGCACCACCTACCTGGACACGGCCAAAGGCGCGGTAGAGACCTTCATGAAG CTCCGTGCCCGGGATCCAGCCAGCCGAGGAGACAGGTATATGCTGGTCACTTTCGAAGAGCCTCCCTATGCTATCAAG gcTGGATGGAAAGAAAACCACGCCACGTTTATGAATGAACTGAAAAACCTTCAAGCTGAAGGACTTACGACTCTTGGCCAATCCCTAAGGACAGCTTttgatttattaaatttaaatagatTAGTAACTGGCATAGACAACTATGGGCAG attttccctccctctctactccctcccctagatgacaagcagtctcatacattttacatgtgttcctGTCCAACTCTTGGTGACAGTATGGACCATAGCATGCCAGTATTGTCTGTGggattttctttgtaa
- the INTS6 gene encoding integrator complex subunit 6 isoform X4, with translation MPILLFLIDTSASMNQRSHLGTTYLDTAKGAVETFMKLRARDPASRGDRYMLVTFEEPPYAIKAGWKENHATFMNELKNLQAEGLTTLGQSLRTAFDLLNLNRLVTGIDNYGQLLLINLRIRQDLFWSLATPFSNQRWFDGVIKLLC, from the exons ATGCCCATCTTACTGTTCCTGATAGACACGTCCGCCTCTATGAACCAGCGCAGCCATCTGGGCACCACCTACCTGGACACGGCCAAAGGCGCGGTAGAGACCTTCATGAAG CTCCGTGCCCGGGATCCAGCCAGCCGAGGAGACAGGTATATGCTGGTCACTTTCGAAGAGCCTCCCTATGCTATCAAG gcTGGATGGAAAGAAAACCACGCCACGTTTATGAATGAACTGAAAAACCTTCAAGCTGAAGGACTTACGACTCTTGGCCAATCCCTAAGGACAGCTTttgatttattaaatttaaatagatTAGTAACTGGCATAGACAACTATGGGCAG CTGCTGCTCATCAATTTGAGGATCAGACAAGACCTCTTTTGGAGCCTGGCAACACCATTCTCTAATCAGCGATGGTTCGATGGAGTAATCAAGTTGCTCTGTTAA